TGGTGGCGGGACGGCGATGCCGAGGACGATCTGGCAGATACCATCATGGATGCCTCGGCCATGGTCAACAAGGGTGCACCGTTCTGGGTGCTGACCCCCAAGCCCGGAAGACCGGGTACATCGGCGCCCGGGGTCGTCTCCAACGCGGCCAAGACCGCTGGGATGAACGCCCTGATGCCCACCACGGTCAGCAAGGATTGGAATGCCACCCAGCTGCGGGCTTTCGGCAAGGGCAAGTAAGACTTTGGGCTCTACCGGCGTTTACGGCGGTAGACATATCGCATAAGAGCTGATGAAGGAGGTGGTGGGCATCGGAATCACCCGATGCCCACCACCTCCCTGTCATTCATGGACAATCCCGGATGAATTCGTCTGGCGGGCGACCTTTACTGCTCGCCCCTGTCAGCAATGGCAGGAGCCGCCGTCTTGGCCTTGTTCTGATATTCGGCCAGCAGGGTGCGCGAGCGGATGTCGCAGAGGTTGGCCACCAAGGCCATAATCAGGATGACCAGGCCCACCAGGAAGATCCAATGCAGGCCGTCGAAGACGATGGTGCGGGCCGGTCCCAGCAGGCGTGAAGGGATGCTTCCTGCTGTGGCCGGGTTGATCATGCTGTTCATCATGTCCTCGGTCAGTCCCTTATGCTGAGGCACCTCGCGTGCGATGACCGTGTTCATGACGATGCCGAAGATGGAGACCATCAGGGTCTGTCCAAGGGAACGGGCCAGCGTGTTGAAGCTGGTCGAGGCACCCACATCGCCGGCCGGTACCACACTCTGGGCGGTGATGGTCGAGGTGGTGATGGTCAGGCCGAAGCCGAAGCCGACCACGGCAGAGATGACCAGGAAGACCCAGTAGGCGGTGGCCTGGGGGACGGCTATGTAGCAGATGCAGGCCGTCAGGATGAAGGCCAGGCCGATGTTGGTGGCCCGGTGCGGCGGGTGGTGCATGGTCAGTGGTCCGGCAAGATAGGCGCCAAGGAGCCAAAGAATGGAGGAGGGGGTGACCACAAAGCCGCCCAACGAGGGGTTCATCCCCAGCACAGACTGCATCCAGATGGGCATGTAGGTGTCGAAGCCCATGAGGAATCCGGCCACCAGCAGCATGCAGATGTTCTGGATGACGAAGGTCCTGATGCGGAAGAGCCTCAGGGGCAGGATGGGATCCTCCTGCCGGCCCTCCACATGAAGAAGCAGGGCAAAAGTGACCACGGTGGCCGCAGCCAGGATCAGGGTGAGCCGCGTATCGCCCGCCGATCCCAGGCTTTGCAGGCAGAGCATCAGGCAGATCAGGCAGATGCTGAGCAGCCCGATGCCGATGTAGTCAACGCGGGTTTTACGCGCCTGGATATGCTCGCTCAGGAAGAGCTGGATCATGATGATGACCAGCAGACCGATGGGCACGTTGATGGCGAAGACCCAGTGCCAGCTTATCTGCTGGACGATGAAACCTCCCAGCAGGGGGGCGATGATGGATGCGATGCCCCAGGCCGAGCCGTTCAGGCCGATCATGCCCGCCCGCTTGTCCAGAGGATAGATGTCGGCCAGAACCGTGTAGGTCAGCGGCTGGATGGCGCCTGCCCCCAGGCCCTGCAGAAAACGGGCGCCTATCAGCTGGGGCATGGACTGGGAGAGGGCGCACAGGGTGGATCCGATTACGAAGACCAGCAGGCCGATGGTCAGCAACGGCTTGCGGCCGAAGCGGTCTGAAAGCTTGCCGTAGATAGGCGTGGTGACTGCCGTCATGAGCAGATAGATGGAGTAGACCCAGTTCATGATGGACAGCCCATGCAGGTCCCCGATGATGGTGGGCATGGCGGTGGAGACGATGGTCCCCTCGATGGCCGTCATGAAGGTGGCAATGAAGACCGCCACCGTCACCAGGGTGCGATTGGTCTTCCTGCCACTGCCTGTATCGACTGTCTGTGACAATCCAAACTCCCCCTTATATGGTGTGTTTCTCTGCTTTTGCGGACGATGGCCGCGAATTCCTAGTGGATTATAGCCGCACCATGCGGCCTTGTCACCGTGTCTTCTGCTAAGGTAGTGTGCTGGTCCCGTGGCTCAGTTGGTTAGAGCGCCACCTTTACACGGTGGATGTCCCCGGTTCGAGTCCGGGCGGGACCACAGGGGTTTTAGGGGGCGTGCCCAAAGTCGCGTCTTAGCGCTCACGTAGAATCGATGCACGACGATCGTTGGCAAGAAAGGTCAGGAGGTCGATGCCTGATGTCAGCTAAGCCTGATGCCCGTGGAACCGAGGCGACCATTGCGCGCTCCGGCAAGCGCAAGTGGGGATATGACACCAAGCAGGTGGACGCCTTCCTGGAGCGGGCTCACTCTCTCTATGAGAGCCAGGACCCCGATCTGACCCAGGAGGAGATAGCCAACGCCTCCTTCGACCTGTGCAAGAACGGCTACATCATCACCCAGGTGGATGCTGCCCTCTCGCGCTTGGAGCGGGTGATTTCCGACAGACAGACCAGCTTGGAGATAGCCCGGGTGGGCGTGGATGGCTGGACGACCAGAATGGTCAGTCTGCAATCGGAGCTGACCACTCATGCCGGCAGGCCCTCGGGCAGTGTCTTCAAGCGCGGGGATCCCGGCATGCCCTCATACGACTGCAAGCAGGTGGAGCGGCTGATCGAGCAGGTTCTCAACAAGACCTCTGACCAGCTCAACCTGCACGAGGGACGGAAGACGGGCTCGGGCAAGTCGAAGAACACCGACATCACGGCAGACCGCGTCTCCAACGTCATCTTCACCCAGCGGCGGGGGCCCAAGGGTTATGACGAGCGCCAAGTGGACTTCTTCCTGGCCAAGGCCGTCGAGCTCCTGGAGCAGCTGGAGTCC
The window above is part of the Bifidobacterium asteroides DSM 20089 genome. Proteins encoded here:
- a CDS encoding DUF3052 domain-containing protein, which gives rise to MAETTTYTAEEFGFHPGDIVQEWMWDDDVDDGIRTRIEDLTGEELVDEDYDQAVDGVIIWWRDGDAEDDLADTIMDASAMVNKGAPFWVLTPKPGRPGTSAPGVVSNAAKTAGMNALMPTTVSKDWNATQLRAFGKGK
- a CDS encoding MDR family MFS transporter, whose translation is MSQTVDTGSGRKTNRTLVTVAVFIATFMTAIEGTIVSTAMPTIIGDLHGLSIMNWVYSIYLLMTAVTTPIYGKLSDRFGRKPLLTIGLLVFVIGSTLCALSQSMPQLIGARFLQGLGAGAIQPLTYTVLADIYPLDKRAGMIGLNGSAWGIASIIAPLLGGFIVQQISWHWVFAINVPIGLLVIIMIQLFLSEHIQARKTRVDYIGIGLLSICLICLMLCLQSLGSAGDTRLTLILAAATVVTFALLLHVEGRQEDPILPLRLFRIRTFVIQNICMLLVAGFLMGFDTYMPIWMQSVLGMNPSLGGFVVTPSSILWLLGAYLAGPLTMHHPPHRATNIGLAFILTACICYIAVPQATAYWVFLVISAVVGFGFGLTITTSTITAQSVVPAGDVGASTSFNTLARSLGQTLMVSIFGIVMNTVIAREVPQHKGLTEDMMNSMINPATAGSIPSRLLGPARTIVFDGLHWIFLVGLVILIMALVANLCDIRSRTLLAEYQNKAKTAAPAIADRGEQ